In the Candidatus Saccharibacteria bacterium oral taxon 488 genome, one interval contains:
- the rpsP gene encoding 30S ribosomal protein S16: MLAIRLQRLGRKGYPVYRLAVQEAQRHPSSGRVVAYVGSYNPHTKAANIQAELAQKYLDNGAQPTPRVVKLLKEAGVALPKWVKEPAADRHKAIRNPEKLRKNQPKEEPVQSDTDESGAE, translated from the coding sequence ATGCTAGCAATTCGTTTGCAACGGTTGGGTCGCAAGGGTTATCCGGTGTACCGCCTGGCAGTACAAGAGGCGCAGCGCCATCCATCAAGCGGTCGCGTGGTCGCGTATGTCGGCAGCTACAATCCACACACTAAAGCAGCAAATATTCAGGCTGAATTAGCACAGAAATATTTGGACAATGGTGCCCAGCCAACACCGCGTGTTGTTAAGTTATTGAAAGAAGCTGGCGTCGCCTTGCCAAAGTGGGTTAAAGAGCCAGCTGCTGATAGGCACAAAGCCATCCGCAATCCAGAGAAGCTTCGTAAAAACCAGCCAAAAGAAGAGCCGGTTCAGTCAGATACTGATGAGTCAGGCGCTGAATAA
- a CDS encoding BspA family leucine-rich repeat surface protein, with the protein MKYLQQRRRLLPTLTAGVMMLGVGGLTLLAMTQPAKADAINNTDFVMTIDTTKPGVSNTDQFTIPVTGGGYNYTVDCNNDGIPDAVGVTSSHTCTYSDEGRHTIRIGGTFPQIYVNNAGDRLKIMSVDQWGTGAWRSMDSAFRGAENMDVKATDVPNLTNVTSLQGMFDTAHSLKGEGANWQWNTSNVTTTANMFHGAGQFNQNIGSWNMGKVTSAGHMFAYAGAFNNGGSSSIASWNTAKLEYADSMFEWANSFNQPIGLWNMTKAHAMVRMLANARAFNQSLAGWQLTSLQDVTGNPYAGGANMLDNTALSVQNYDATLTAWNNAVLKSPVTLGAAGLKYCTAEAAHAALQKTVADGGHGWTINGDAKQCPTYTLTFDTGSGSPVPSQTVAYTAKAVRPADPTRAGYTFAGWYADPTYLMQWNFNVHTMPNSNFTLYAKWNAVPTAPGNPGAPNQPGQPSQPGQPGASQGRAGSQLADTGTSLLVAIGAGVAAIISGAVLLMRKKRS; encoded by the coding sequence ATGAAATATTTACAACAACGCAGGCGCCTGCTGCCGACGCTAACAGCAGGGGTTATGATGCTTGGTGTTGGTGGCCTGACGCTACTTGCGATGACGCAGCCAGCGAAAGCTGATGCGATTAACAACACGGATTTTGTTATGACGATCGACACCACGAAACCGGGCGTATCAAACACCGATCAATTTACTATACCGGTGACAGGCGGGGGATATAATTATACGGTTGACTGTAACAATGACGGTATTCCTGACGCTGTGGGCGTGACCAGTAGTCACACCTGCACATACAGCGACGAGGGTCGTCACACAATTCGTATCGGCGGTACATTCCCGCAGATTTATGTGAATAATGCCGGTGATCGTTTGAAAATCATGTCAGTTGACCAGTGGGGAACGGGTGCGTGGCGCAGCATGGACTCGGCGTTTCGGGGCGCTGAGAATATGGATGTCAAGGCGACTGACGTGCCAAATCTCACGAACGTAACGAGCCTGCAAGGTATGTTCGACACAGCTCACTCGCTCAAGGGTGAGGGTGCCAACTGGCAATGGAATACATCAAATGTGACGACAACTGCTAATATGTTCCATGGCGCCGGACAGTTTAACCAAAATATCGGTTCGTGGAACATGGGAAAAGTGACGAGCGCTGGCCATATGTTTGCGTATGCAGGGGCGTTCAATAACGGCGGCAGTTCGTCAATTGCCAGCTGGAATACTGCAAAACTTGAATACGCTGATAGTATGTTCGAGTGGGCAAATTCGTTCAACCAGCCGATCGGGCTGTGGAATATGACGAAAGCACATGCTATGGTGCGGATGTTGGCTAATGCGCGGGCATTCAACCAGTCGCTGGCTGGCTGGCAACTGACCTCGCTGCAGGACGTTACGGGTAATCCGTATGCTGGTGGGGCGAATATGCTTGATAATACGGCGCTATCGGTGCAAAATTACGACGCAACACTGACTGCCTGGAATAATGCAGTACTCAAGTCACCAGTGACGCTGGGTGCGGCTGGCCTGAAATATTGTACGGCGGAGGCGGCGCATGCAGCACTGCAAAAGACAGTGGCCGACGGTGGTCACGGCTGGACGATCAATGGCGATGCCAAGCAGTGCCCGACCTACACGCTGACGTTTGATACCGGCTCAGGCTCACCGGTACCATCTCAAACGGTCGCCTACACTGCCAAGGCGGTGCGGCCGGCTGATCCGACGCGGGCTGGCTATACCTTTGCTGGGTGGTACGCTGATCCAACTTATCTGATGCAGTGGAACTTTAACGTCCATACGATGCCAAATTCTAACTTCACGCTATACGCTAAGTGGAACGCTGTGCCAACAGCGCCGGGTAATCCAGGTGCTCCTAACCAACCGGGTCAGCCGAGTCAACCAGGGCAGCCGGGCGCTTCGCAAGGCCGAGCAGGCAGTCAACTAGCCGATACCGGTACGAGTTTGCTGGTAGCCATCGGGGCTGGGGTCGCGGCCATCATCAGCGGTGCAGTGCTGCTGATGCGGAAAAAACGCTCATAA
- a CDS encoding methionine--tRNA ligase: protein MTKQHAYITTAIPYVNGLPHIGHAMDYMLADVWTRYQRQNGREVRFQTGVDEHGNKIAAKAASQNQTPQAYVDQMHGNFQNMIAELNISATDFIRTTDPHHVSAVQYIWQKLAAAGYIYKGTYEGWYCQGCEAFVTDKEAAENNGICPDHQAPYQRLSEENYYFKTSAFSDNIRQAIESNKMKIVPEFRKKEFLELMKDGLKDVSVSRPRKNLSWGVPVPGDDTQVMYVWLDALSNYITVIGYPDRADEWQAFWPADVQVIGKDILRFHAGIWPAMLMALDLPLPKVLLVHGFINVGGTKMSKSLGNGVGPVDIIPHYGVEAFRYYFLRHVPTQDDGDFTWEKFEAAYNGELGNDLGNLVQRVAKMVQSYQAGVIGDAPQSKHDMGPYRADMESLNFNLAIDEIWQIIRSLNQYIERVQPWQVAKKRDKDPEAEAHLGEILAHACGTLLQVSDMLRPFMPQTAEKIHDMFASGVVPSELTPLFPRKYLHTPDPRAPKAEAQGK, encoded by the coding sequence ATGACTAAACAACACGCCTACATCACTACTGCTATTCCTTATGTCAACGGTTTGCCGCACATTGGGCACGCCATGGACTACATGCTGGCGGATGTGTGGACGCGGTATCAGCGGCAAAACGGCCGCGAGGTGCGTTTCCAGACGGGCGTGGATGAACACGGCAATAAAATTGCTGCCAAGGCTGCCAGCCAAAATCAGACACCGCAAGCCTATGTCGACCAAATGCATGGCAATTTCCAGAACATGATTGCCGAGTTGAATATTTCAGCGACGGATTTTATCCGCACAACTGATCCGCATCACGTTAGCGCGGTGCAGTATATTTGGCAGAAGCTGGCTGCGGCTGGCTATATCTACAAAGGCACTTATGAGGGCTGGTATTGCCAAGGTTGCGAGGCGTTCGTCACTGACAAAGAAGCGGCTGAAAATAATGGCATTTGTCCTGATCATCAAGCGCCGTACCAGCGGCTGAGCGAAGAAAATTATTATTTTAAGACCAGTGCTTTTTCGGACAACATTCGCCAGGCAATTGAATCAAACAAGATGAAAATTGTGCCTGAATTTCGTAAAAAAGAGTTTTTGGAATTGATGAAGGACGGACTGAAAGATGTGTCGGTTTCGCGTCCGCGCAAGAACCTTAGTTGGGGTGTGCCGGTGCCAGGTGATGACACGCAGGTGATGTACGTTTGGCTGGATGCGCTGAGTAATTACATCACGGTCATCGGCTATCCTGATCGAGCTGATGAATGGCAGGCATTTTGGCCGGCGGATGTACAGGTGATCGGTAAGGATATCCTTCGTTTTCACGCCGGGATTTGGCCGGCGATGTTAATGGCGCTGGACTTGCCACTGCCAAAGGTGCTATTAGTTCATGGCTTTATCAACGTTGGCGGCACCAAAATGAGCAAGAGTCTCGGTAATGGTGTTGGTCCGGTTGATATCATCCCGCACTATGGTGTTGAGGCTTTCCGCTATTATTTCCTGCGCCACGTGCCAACTCAGGACGATGGCGACTTTACTTGGGAGAAGTTTGAAGCGGCTTATAACGGTGAGCTGGGTAATGATCTGGGTAATCTGGTGCAGCGGGTGGCAAAGATGGTGCAGAGTTATCAAGCCGGCGTTATTGGCGATGCGCCGCAGTCTAAGCACGATATGGGGCCGTACCGTGCCGATATGGAGTCTTTGAATTTCAATCTAGCGATTGATGAAATTTGGCAGATTATCCGTTCATTGAATCAGTATATTGAGCGCGTGCAACCATGGCAAGTTGCTAAAAAACGCGATAAAGACCCAGAGGCGGAAGCGCATTTGGGCGAGATTTTGGCGCATGCCTGCGGCACATTGCTGCAAGTGTCTGACATGCTACGACCATTCATGCCGCAAACTGCCGAGAAAATTCACGACATGTTTGCCAGTGGCGTCGTGCCGTCAGAGCTGACTCCATTATTCCCGCGCAAATATCTACATACGCCCGATCCGCGCGCGCCAAAAGCAGAAGCCCAGGGCAAATAA
- a CDS encoding alanine--tRNA ligase: MNAQEIRLKYLDFYSKQAHAVIRRAPLILTDDPTTLFTGAGMQPMIPYLLGEPHPEGKRIADSQTCLRAQDIDDIGDNRHTTFFEMLGNWSLGDYFKKEQIDWIWTFLTEEIGLDPQRLYVTCFIGAPEYNIAKDTEAAGLWQQKFAEKGIEAGLADIGSEEQGAARGIRLGERIFFYDGSKNWWSRNGGPETTPIGDPCGPDSEMFYEFDFIEHDPKFGEHCHPNCDCGRFMEIGNNVFMAYKKVADGVFKPLEKPNIDHGSGLERIAAAANNDPDVFKISLLWPIVEKLQDLSGKKYASHTESMRVIADHLRAATFMAVDGCVPSNKEQGYVMRRLLRRAIRYSFDLGIEQNFLEEVVPVIADLYEADFPEVKENRESIVAVLVKEEKAFRQTLRKGLGQMQHYIDDGLTGEELFMLYDTFGFPVELSTEEAYKQGIKLSDNWRAEFDARMAEQRQRSKTARKGQFSGGLEGHDPIHLKYHTATHLLGAALRKVLKAPDLQQHGSNITAQRLRFDFNHDKLTPEEKQAVEDQVNAWIDADLPVSFAVYPTDEALKMGAIGAFGERYGDKVKVYSIGEGDNIVSFEVCGGPHVQHTGVLAEGGKRFTITKEEASAAGIRRIKAVLI; encoded by the coding sequence ATGAACGCTCAAGAAATTCGCCTCAAATATCTCGACTTTTACAGCAAACAGGCTCATGCAGTCATTAGGCGCGCGCCGCTGATTCTAACCGACGATCCGACCACGCTCTTCACTGGTGCGGGCATGCAGCCAATGATCCCGTACCTGCTGGGTGAGCCACACCCTGAGGGTAAGCGAATCGCTGATTCACAGACGTGCTTGCGGGCCCAAGACATTGATGATATCGGTGATAACCGCCACACGACGTTTTTTGAAATGCTCGGTAACTGGAGTTTGGGCGATTATTTCAAGAAAGAGCAGATCGACTGGATATGGACGTTTTTGACCGAAGAGATTGGGCTCGATCCGCAGCGGCTATACGTGACATGTTTCATCGGTGCGCCAGAATATAATATCGCCAAGGATACTGAAGCGGCCGGGTTATGGCAGCAGAAGTTTGCCGAAAAAGGCATTGAGGCGGGACTGGCCGACATTGGTAGTGAGGAGCAAGGTGCAGCGCGTGGCATTCGCCTAGGCGAGCGGATTTTCTTTTATGATGGCAGTAAAAACTGGTGGAGCCGTAACGGTGGGCCGGAAACCACGCCGATTGGTGATCCGTGTGGGCCGGATAGCGAGATGTTTTATGAATTTGACTTCATTGAGCACGATCCGAAGTTTGGTGAGCATTGTCATCCGAATTGTGATTGCGGTCGCTTTATGGAGATTGGTAATAATGTCTTTATGGCCTATAAAAAGGTGGCGGACGGTGTGTTTAAGCCACTAGAAAAGCCAAATATTGATCATGGTTCGGGCCTGGAACGAATTGCGGCGGCCGCTAATAACGACCCTGATGTCTTCAAGATTAGCTTGCTGTGGCCAATCGTCGAGAAATTGCAGGATTTGAGCGGCAAAAAGTACGCGTCACATACCGAAAGTATGCGGGTAATCGCTGATCATCTGAGGGCCGCTACCTTTATGGCGGTCGATGGCTGCGTGCCGAGCAATAAGGAACAGGGCTACGTGATGCGCCGCCTGTTGCGCCGGGCGATTCGCTATAGTTTTGACCTGGGGATCGAGCAGAATTTCCTGGAGGAAGTCGTACCAGTAATCGCTGATTTATATGAAGCGGATTTCCCAGAAGTTAAGGAAAACCGCGAGAGTATTGTCGCTGTGCTGGTCAAAGAGGAAAAAGCTTTCCGCCAGACACTACGCAAAGGTCTCGGGCAAATGCAGCATTATATCGACGACGGCTTGACTGGCGAAGAGTTGTTTATGCTGTATGATACGTTTGGTTTTCCGGTAGAGCTGAGTACCGAGGAGGCGTATAAACAAGGCATCAAGCTTTCTGATAATTGGCGCGCCGAATTTGATGCGCGAATGGCCGAGCAGCGCCAACGCTCCAAGACGGCGCGCAAAGGACAATTTAGCGGCGGCCTAGAGGGTCACGATCCGATTCATCTGAAATATCATACGGCGACGCACTTGTTGGGAGCGGCGCTGCGCAAAGTTCTGAAGGCGCCGGATTTGCAGCAGCATGGCAGCAATATCACTGCCCAGCGCCTGCGTTTTGATTTTAATCACGATAAATTGACGCCAGAGGAAAAACAGGCGGTGGAAGATCAGGTCAATGCGTGGATTGACGCTGATTTACCAGTCAGCTTTGCCGTTTATCCGACTGACGAGGCGCTAAAAATGGGTGCAATCGGCGCCTTTGGCGAGCGCTACGGCGATAAAGTAAAAGTCTATTCCATCGGTGAAGGCGACAATATTGTTAGTTTCGAAGTTTGCGGCGGCCCGCACGTCCAGCACACCGGCGTCTTGGCCGAGGGTGGCAAACGCTTTACAATTACCAAAGAAGAGGCCAGCGCTGCTGGGATTCGCCGGATCAAGGCTGTTCTTATCTGA
- the mnmA gene encoding tRNA 2-thiouridine(34) synthase MnmA — MARVFVGMSGGVDSSVAAALLVEQGHEVTGVYMKNWSEDLPGMHCPWAEDVADAKRVAVGLGIDFQVFDFQKEYKQNVVDYMIREYQAGRTPNPDVMCNQEVKFKLFLEAALAAGAEYIATGHYARTFLPAGPVARSAPENFSDELKIFSGATPPRATRRADSCLSEGRLLRAHDDNKDQTYFLYRVTSEALAKTMFPLGDFTKPEVRKMAKERGLWTAGKKESMGICFVGQVGIREFLSEYIETSPGDIIDQPTGVVVGRHDGAIFYTLGQRHGLNVGGGLPYYVVGKDMAKNEVYVSRSIDNAKLWRKELTLADVHWINQPPKGDACQVRVRHRAPLINAEITRVNDDAGEKVTVRLSEPQRAVAPGQSAVIYDGEECLGGGIIQTD; from the coding sequence ATGGCTCGGGTATTTGTCGGTATGTCGGGCGGCGTTGATTCATCGGTGGCGGCAGCGCTACTAGTCGAGCAAGGCCACGAGGTGACCGGCGTGTATATGAAAAATTGGTCGGAAGATCTACCGGGTATGCACTGTCCGTGGGCAGAAGACGTGGCTGACGCCAAGCGTGTGGCGGTGGGGCTGGGAATTGATTTTCAGGTGTTCGATTTTCAGAAAGAGTATAAGCAAAATGTCGTTGACTATATGATCCGCGAATACCAGGCGGGTCGGACGCCAAATCCTGATGTGATGTGTAATCAAGAGGTGAAGTTTAAGTTATTTTTAGAGGCGGCGTTGGCGGCGGGCGCGGAGTATATTGCGACAGGGCATTATGCGCGCACTTTTCTTCCCGCGGGTCCTGTCGCTCGGTCCGCCCCTGAAAATTTTTCAGATGAGCTGAAAATATTTTCGGGCGCTACCCCGCCTCGCGCCACCCGCAGAGCGGATTCTTGCTTGAGCGAGGGTCGGTTACTCCGTGCTCACGATGACAACAAAGACCAAACTTATTTCCTGTACCGCGTGACGTCCGAGGCACTGGCAAAAACTATGTTTCCGCTCGGCGATTTTACCAAGCCTGAGGTGCGTAAGATGGCTAAAGAACGGGGTTTGTGGACTGCCGGCAAAAAGGAATCGATGGGGATTTGCTTCGTTGGGCAAGTGGGGATTCGTGAGTTTTTGTCAGAATATATCGAGACTAGCCCGGGCGATATCATTGATCAGCCAACGGGTGTGGTTGTTGGGCGGCATGACGGGGCGATATTTTACACTTTGGGTCAGCGTCATGGCCTGAATGTTGGTGGCGGCTTGCCGTATTATGTCGTCGGCAAAGATATGGCCAAGAATGAAGTTTACGTGTCCCGCTCAATTGATAATGCAAAATTGTGGCGCAAAGAGTTGACACTGGCTGACGTTCACTGGATCAATCAGCCGCCAAAAGGTGATGCCTGTCAAGTTCGGGTGCGACATCGGGCGCCGCTTATTAATGCGGAGATTACGCGTGTGAACGACGATGCTGGCGAGAAGGTGACAGTGAGGCTGTCTGAACCGCAGCGTGCTGTTGCACCGGGACAGTCGGCTGTGATATATGACGGCGAGGAATGTCTGGGCGGCGGGATAATTCAAACAGATTGA
- a CDS encoding cysteine desulfurase, translating to MIYLDHAAATPMDPLVIEAMRPYFSEKFFNPSSPYAPAVTIKRDYREAKSRIARVLGVGADELVMTAGATESINLAFTAAGGVSLVSAIEHSSVINSAKSRSDVRLIPPMKNGRIDPQAIKKLLTPDISFMSIALANHELGYIQPVEEIAEVVRAERLRRQENGESTPLIFHTDASQTATLMDVKVKRLGVDLLTLSAAKVYGPKQVGLLWIRPGVKLRPNIVGGGQEAGLRSGTENVAGVVGFATALELAAKRRSGEVKRLRGLRDMLVKKLLAAFPDMIISSDQKKSLVNFLNISFSGVDAERLVFLLEARGVLVATGSACAANSGTRSHVLAAIGLSDAAIDGSLRLTLGRLNDEAQVMRAADEIITAVRTEQERKR from the coding sequence ATGATATATCTTGATCACGCTGCTGCCACGCCGATGGATCCGTTGGTGATTGAAGCAATGCGGCCGTATTTTTCCGAGAAGTTTTTCAATCCGTCCAGTCCGTATGCACCGGCGGTCACCATCAAGCGCGACTACCGCGAAGCCAAGTCGCGCATCGCGCGAGTGCTGGGCGTAGGTGCGGATGAATTAGTGATGACGGCTGGCGCCACGGAGTCAATCAATTTGGCGTTTACTGCGGCGGGTGGCGTGAGTTTAGTCTCGGCGATTGAACATAGCTCGGTTATCAATTCTGCAAAATCGCGTTCGGACGTTCGGCTCATTCCGCCGATGAAAAACGGACGCATTGATCCGCAGGCCATTAAAAAACTGCTGACGCCAGATATTAGTTTTATGAGTATCGCGCTGGCGAATCATGAACTCGGATATATTCAGCCCGTTGAAGAAATTGCCGAAGTTGTTAGGGCCGAGCGACTCAGACGCCAAGAAAATGGTGAATCAACGCCGCTTATATTTCATACCGACGCCTCGCAGACCGCGACACTGATGGATGTGAAAGTTAAACGGCTGGGCGTTGATTTGTTGACACTATCGGCAGCAAAAGTTTATGGGCCGAAACAGGTTGGTTTGCTATGGATACGGCCGGGCGTCAAGCTACGGCCAAATATCGTTGGCGGCGGCCAGGAGGCGGGGCTGCGCAGCGGCACGGAAAATGTGGCTGGCGTGGTCGGCTTTGCGACGGCGCTGGAGTTAGCTGCCAAGCGTCGCAGCGGTGAAGTAAAACGTCTGCGAGGCCTGCGTGATATGTTGGTAAAAAAACTATTAGCGGCTTTCCCCGACATGATTATTTCTTCTGATCAGAAAAAATCGCTGGTTAATTTCCTCAATATTTCATTCTCTGGTGTTGATGCTGAGCGATTAGTGTTTTTATTGGAAGCGCGTGGCGTGCTGGTGGCGACGGGTAGTGCTTGTGCGGCTAATTCGGGTACGCGATCACATGTTTTGGCGGCGATCGGGTTGAGTGATGCGGCGATTGATGGTAGTCTGCGGCTGACGTTGGGGCGGTTGAACGATGAGGCGCAAGTTATGCGGGCGGCGGACGAGATTATTACTGCAGTGCGTACGGAACAGGAGCGAAAGCGATGA
- a CDS encoding TatD family deoxyribonuclease, whose product MAADLRLIDSHCHLHDTEFFADNREELYQQSIAAGIGMICVGTDERSSQQAVEFAANRDFAWAAVGVHPHDSKCGWNEVEQLLKSREDNSPIVAIGEIGLDYYYNHSQRDVQIQALEAQLQLAADYDLPVSFHVRDGAPDQPSVWDDFWPIFDNFHGLRGVLHSFTDTRLNLEKGFARGLYVGLNGISTFTKDQAQQELFASIPLERLLLETDAPFLTPKPFRGKLNKPEYVELVAKYWAAERKLVLHDLEKVATDNTVKLFGL is encoded by the coding sequence ATGGCGGCAGACTTACGCTTGATTGATTCGCACTGTCATCTGCATGATACCGAGTTTTTCGCGGACAATCGCGAGGAATTATACCAGCAGTCAATTGCAGCGGGTATCGGCATGATTTGCGTTGGCACTGACGAGCGCAGCAGCCAGCAAGCCGTGGAGTTTGCTGCAAACCGCGACTTTGCTTGGGCGGCAGTTGGCGTTCATCCGCATGACAGCAAATGTGGCTGGAATGAGGTGGAGCAACTGCTTAAAAGTAGAGAGGATAATTCGCCGATTGTGGCGATTGGCGAGATCGGTCTTGATTATTATTACAATCATAGCCAGCGAGATGTGCAGATCCAGGCGCTGGAGGCGCAGCTGCAGCTGGCGGCGGACTATGATTTGCCGGTTAGTTTTCATGTGCGTGATGGCGCGCCTGACCAGCCGTCGGTGTGGGATGATTTTTGGCCGATTTTTGATAATTTTCATGGCCTGCGCGGTGTGCTGCATAGTTTTACTGACACGCGCCTCAATTTAGAGAAGGGATTTGCCCGCGGGTTGTATGTTGGTTTGAATGGCATTAGTACTTTTACCAAAGACCAAGCGCAGCAGGAATTGTTCGCCTCGATTCCGTTGGAGCGATTATTGCTAGAAACTGACGCGCCATTCTTGACACCAAAGCCATTTCGTGGTAAGCTGAATAAGCCAGAATATGTGGAGTTGGTGGCAAAGTATTGGGCGGCGGAGCGCAAGCTAGTGCTTCATGACCTCGAAAAAGTAGCGACCGATAACACGGTAAAACTTTTTGGCTTGTAA
- a CDS encoding YdcF family protein, translating into MIHRLIGLVIIAIAVIVGLSHYLSPDDLKDCPQPGSGQCQKAGAIIVISGGDTEARTAEAVKLYQAGWAPTIILSGAAADKTGPSNAAAMRKQAEAAGVPVANLVMDERSETTKQNAQEVASIIAQRGIKRVILVTSGYHMRRALAEFSAQLPNVELRARPTTRDRHWSTWWWLTPWGWWLAVGELLRIGLFALGVSR; encoded by the coding sequence ATGATCCATCGATTGATCGGTTTGGTAATCATTGCGATTGCGGTCATCGTCGGCTTGAGCCATTATCTATCGCCGGATGACTTGAAAGATTGTCCGCAACCTGGCTCGGGGCAATGTCAAAAGGCGGGTGCGATCATCGTTATCAGCGGCGGTGACACCGAAGCGCGCACGGCCGAGGCAGTCAAATTATATCAAGCCGGCTGGGCACCGACGATCATTTTGTCTGGTGCTGCGGCTGATAAAACCGGCCCGTCTAATGCTGCTGCCATGAGAAAACAGGCCGAAGCAGCGGGTGTCCCGGTGGCGAACTTGGTGATGGATGAACGTTCAGAAACCACCAAGCAGAATGCCCAGGAAGTGGCGAGCATCATAGCGCAGCGCGGCATCAAGCGCGTCATTCTGGTCACCAGTGGCTATCACATGCGGCGGGCGCTGGCTGAGTTTTCAGCGCAACTGCCGAATGTTGAGCTGCGGGCACGCCCGACGACGCGCGACAGGCATTGGAGTACATGGTGGTGGCTGACACCGTGGGGTTGGTGGCTGGCGGTCGGCGAATTGCTGCGGATCGGTTTGTTTGCGCTGGGAGTGTCGCGCTGA